Proteins encoded together in one Paracidovorax wautersii window:
- a CDS encoding TonB-dependent siderophore receptor, whose translation MLLAWSCAATTASAQPAPDEAPALPAALQQLPAVHVSGSQYDPDDVRPEGVTTATKTYMAPRDIPQTVDTLEVNKYKSYGINDLATMLDGVPGVNTSYDMRGEGVMIRGFQADAGDIYRDGVRESGQVRRSTANVERIEILKGPASVLYGRSAGGGVINLVSKQARFDGKSSVTLRGGSWDNVGGTIDINQVINPNVVVRLTADREQAHSFRSGIRNKNEMVSPSILVDNRKGLRWTGQYTYDNVWRVPDRGPAYDQLPAGVSIRQGFAQPGDYVEDRLRVWRSDLSYDFNPAWSVRWVASRREADQDFDHYYLGTYCNAQGRTSTNATCTNRSQVRQSYAWQQTANKTTSHTVDLTGRFDLAGMRHDLLVGVEHSEEERAPRLFSTANSNGFIDPFNPVFNAVRPAQGAPTQDNLHIGKGQALYVQDLIEVAPQWKLLLGARYDSYKFESTNRINGFQRDTDGSSVSPRVGVVWQPVRDHSVYASWNKSFSPYGGRGTLSVDTAATAVLDEAPQHSRQVEIGLKSDWLQGALSTQLAVYQLEHYNIRYRPEPDTDPFTFAMRGKERSRGIEFSAAGRVAPSWYVRGGVGVMSAKVLGDRSVPANEGNYLANTAQRNGNLFLRYAPPGAWYGEVGVTHTSHRYTNLANTSILPGYTRWDGLVGWRAAPWTVTLAVSNLLDKEYWRSSSMPGTPRSFLLSANYQF comes from the coding sequence ATGCTCCTGGCATGGTCCTGCGCCGCAACCACCGCGAGCGCCCAGCCGGCGCCTGACGAGGCCCCTGCCCTGCCGGCCGCTCTCCAGCAGCTCCCTGCGGTACATGTCAGCGGATCGCAGTACGACCCGGACGACGTGCGCCCCGAAGGCGTGACCACCGCCACCAAGACGTACATGGCCCCCAGGGACATCCCGCAGACGGTCGATACGCTGGAGGTCAACAAGTACAAGAGCTACGGCATCAACGACCTGGCCACCATGCTCGACGGCGTGCCCGGCGTGAACACCAGCTACGACATGCGGGGCGAGGGCGTGATGATCCGCGGCTTCCAGGCCGATGCCGGCGACATCTACCGCGATGGCGTGCGTGAAAGCGGGCAGGTGCGCCGCAGCACGGCGAACGTGGAGCGCATCGAGATCCTCAAGGGCCCGGCTTCGGTGCTGTACGGCCGCAGCGCTGGTGGCGGCGTCATCAATCTGGTGAGCAAGCAGGCGCGGTTCGACGGCAAGAGCAGCGTCACCCTGCGCGGCGGTTCTTGGGACAACGTGGGCGGCACCATCGACATCAACCAGGTGATCAACCCGAACGTGGTCGTGCGGCTGACGGCCGACCGCGAGCAGGCGCACAGCTTTCGCAGCGGCATCCGCAACAAGAACGAGATGGTCTCGCCCAGCATCCTGGTGGACAACCGCAAGGGTCTGCGCTGGACGGGGCAATACACCTACGACAACGTCTGGCGCGTGCCCGACCGCGGTCCGGCGTACGACCAGTTGCCGGCCGGCGTGTCCATCCGCCAGGGCTTTGCCCAGCCTGGGGACTACGTCGAGGACCGCCTACGCGTGTGGCGCTCAGACCTGAGCTATGACTTCAACCCCGCCTGGAGCGTGCGCTGGGTGGCCAGCCGCCGCGAGGCCGACCAGGACTTCGACCACTACTATCTGGGCACGTACTGCAATGCGCAGGGACGCACGTCCACCAACGCCACCTGCACCAACCGCAGCCAGGTGCGCCAGAGCTATGCCTGGCAGCAGACGGCCAACAAGACCACCTCGCACACGGTGGACCTGACCGGCCGGTTCGACCTGGCGGGCATGCGGCACGATCTGCTGGTGGGCGTGGAGCACAGCGAGGAAGAGCGCGCGCCGCGCCTGTTCTCCACCGCCAACAGCAACGGCTTCATCGATCCGTTCAACCCGGTGTTCAACGCCGTGCGTCCGGCGCAGGGTGCGCCGACGCAGGACAACCTGCACATCGGCAAGGGGCAGGCACTCTATGTGCAAGATCTGATCGAAGTTGCTCCGCAATGGAAGCTGCTGCTCGGCGCGCGCTACGACAGCTACAAGTTCGAAAGCACCAACCGCATCAACGGCTTTCAGCGCGACACGGACGGCAGCTCCGTGAGCCCGCGCGTGGGCGTGGTCTGGCAGCCGGTGCGCGACCACAGCGTGTACGCCTCCTGGAACAAGAGCTTCTCGCCCTACGGCGGACGCGGCACGCTCAGCGTGGACACCGCGGCCACGGCCGTGCTGGACGAGGCGCCCCAGCACTCGCGCCAGGTCGAGATCGGCCTCAAGAGCGACTGGCTGCAGGGCGCGTTGTCTACCCAGCTGGCGGTCTACCAGCTGGAGCACTACAACATCCGCTACCGGCCGGAACCCGACACCGACCCCTTCACCTTCGCCATGCGCGGCAAGGAGCGTTCGCGCGGAATCGAGTTCAGCGCCGCTGGGCGGGTCGCTCCCTCTTGGTACGTACGCGGCGGCGTCGGCGTGATGAGTGCCAAGGTGCTGGGCGACCGCAGCGTGCCCGCCAATGAAGGCAACTACCTGGCCAACACGGCCCAGCGCAACGGTAACCTGTTCCTGCGGTATGCGCCTCCCGGCGCCTGGTACGGCGAGGTCGGCGTGACGCATACCAGCCACCGGTACACCAACCTCGCCAACACCAGCATCCTGCCGGGTTACACCCGCTGGGACGGCTTGGTTGGCTGGCGTGCCGCGCCGTGGACGGTCACGCTCGCCGTGTCGAACCTGCTGGACAAGGAATACTGGCGGTCCAGCAGCATGCCCGGTACGCCCCGCAGCTTTCTGCTGAGCGCCAATTACCAGTTCTGA
- a CDS encoding polyamine aminopropyltransferase: MSTPPAPTSSPRPIDIALLASVFVVAACGLLYELAAGALASYVLGDSVLQFSTIIGTYLFAMGVGSWLSRYFERQLPAHFLRIELLVALIGGALPATLFIANAYVPGAFRILLYGMVFAVGTLVGLEIPLVMRILKRNVQLKDLVSQVLTFDYLGALAVSMAFPLLLVPHLGLIRTGLLFGVMNAVVAVWALWLFRHELRRLRAHAFACAAVLGVLAAGLWGAEHLTRFAEDKFYQDRIVMSSVSPYQRIVVTNGKAGHRLYLNGNLQFAERDEYRYHEALVHPAMSAHGAPRRVAVLGGGDGMAVREILKYPSVESVTLVELDPAMTALFRENPALVRLNGNALNDPRVHIVNADAFQWLQEGDAEAPARQSVGAPMSAAGPSQGAKAPLGGSDPAQRRSVGAHMSAAGPSQGAKAPLGGSDPAQRRSVGAHSTFDVIVVDFPDPTNFNIGKLYTNSFYALLEQRLAASGYAVVQTTSPLVARQSFWTVVETMESVGLRTAPYHAHVPSFGEWGFVIASRRPWRLPAQLPEGLRFLSLPTLPLLFDFPLDMARLPAPVNRLSNQALVHTYEQEWGRVTH; encoded by the coding sequence GTGTCCACGCCGCCCGCCCCCACTTCATCCCCCCGCCCCATCGACATCGCCCTGCTCGCCAGCGTCTTCGTCGTCGCCGCCTGCGGGCTGCTCTACGAACTGGCGGCGGGCGCATTGGCGTCGTATGTGCTGGGCGATTCGGTGCTGCAGTTCAGCACCATCATCGGCACCTATCTCTTCGCCATGGGCGTGGGCTCGTGGCTGTCGCGGTATTTCGAGCGGCAGTTGCCTGCCCATTTTCTAAGGATCGAATTGCTGGTGGCGCTCATCGGTGGGGCGCTTCCAGCTACGCTTTTCATAGCGAATGCCTACGTACCGGGCGCGTTCCGCATCCTGCTGTACGGCATGGTGTTCGCGGTGGGCACGCTGGTGGGGCTGGAGATTCCGCTGGTCATGCGCATCCTCAAGCGCAATGTGCAGCTCAAGGACCTGGTCTCGCAGGTGCTCACCTTCGACTACCTGGGCGCGCTGGCCGTGTCCATGGCATTCCCGCTGCTGCTGGTACCGCACCTGGGCCTCATCCGCACGGGGCTGCTGTTCGGCGTGATGAATGCGGTGGTGGCGGTGTGGGCGCTGTGGCTGTTCCGGCACGAGCTGCGCCGGCTGCGCGCCCATGCGTTCGCCTGCGCCGCGGTGCTGGGCGTGCTGGCCGCGGGGCTGTGGGGCGCCGAGCACCTCACGCGGTTTGCCGAGGACAAGTTCTACCAGGACCGCATCGTGATGAGCAGCGTGTCGCCCTACCAGCGCATCGTGGTCACCAACGGCAAGGCGGGCCATCGGCTGTACCTGAACGGCAATCTGCAGTTCGCCGAGCGTGATGAGTACCGCTACCACGAGGCCCTGGTGCACCCGGCGATGTCCGCGCACGGCGCTCCTCGCCGGGTGGCGGTGCTGGGCGGCGGCGACGGCATGGCGGTGCGCGAGATCCTCAAGTACCCCAGCGTGGAGTCGGTCACCCTGGTGGAGCTGGACCCGGCCATGACGGCCCTCTTCCGCGAGAACCCGGCCCTGGTGCGGCTCAACGGCAACGCGCTCAACGACCCCCGCGTGCATATCGTCAACGCCGATGCGTTCCAGTGGCTGCAGGAGGGAGACGCGGAGGCCCCCGCACGGCAGAGCGTGGGGGCCCCCATGAGCGCCGCCGGGCCGTCCCAAGGCGCGAAGGCCCCCTTGGGGGGCAGCGACCCAGCGCAGCGGCGGAGCGTGGGGGCCCACATGAGCGCCGCCGGGCCGTCCCAAGGCGCGAAGGCCCCCTTGGGGGGCAGCGACCCAGCGCAGCGGCGGAGCGTGGGGGCCCACAGTACTTTCGACGTGATCGTCGTGGACTTCCCCGACCCCACCAACTTCAACATCGGCAAGCTCTACACCAACAGCTTCTACGCCCTGCTGGAGCAGCGGCTGGCTGCCAGCGGCTACGCCGTGGTGCAGACCACCTCGCCGCTGGTGGCGCGCCAGAGCTTCTGGACCGTGGTGGAGACCATGGAATCGGTGGGCTTGCGCACTGCGCCGTACCACGCGCACGTACCGAGCTTCGGCGAATGGGGCTTCGTGATCGCCAGCCGCAGGCCGTGGCGCCTGCCTGCGCAACTGCCCGAAGGCCTGCGCTTCCTGTCGCTGCCCACGCTGCCGCTGCTGTTCGACTTTCCGCTGGACATGGCGCGGCTGCCGGCGCCGGTCAACCGCCTGTCCAACCAGGCGCTGGTGCACACCTACGAGCAGGAGTGGGGGCGCGTCACGCACTGA
- a CDS encoding DUF350 domain-containing protein, which translates to MALEWLRPAAFFGSILFALIGVLVFWVSFIIIDKITPYDLWAEIVEKQNKALAMVVAAMCLGISIIVAAAIHGG; encoded by the coding sequence ATGGCTCTTGAATGGCTGCGGCCTGCCGCTTTCTTCGGCTCCATCCTCTTCGCGCTGATCGGCGTGCTGGTGTTCTGGGTCAGCTTCATCATCATCGACAAGATCACGCCCTACGACCTGTGGGCCGAGATCGTGGAGAAGCAGAACAAGGCGCTCGCCATGGTGGTGGCGGCCATGTGCCTGGGCATCAGCATCATCGTGGCGGCGGCGATCCACGGCGGGTAA
- a CDS encoding DUF2061 domain-containing protein: MSRIRTLTHQNLPTLAKTGSYYLIHICVAALVAYAVTGNLIASLTLSLLEPTVQAVAFFFHEKAWERAALRRKAAAEPSAAAAEVPAQAQPA, encoded by the coding sequence ATGTCCCGCATCCGCACGCTCACGCACCAGAACCTCCCCACGCTCGCCAAGACGGGCAGCTACTACCTCATCCATATCTGCGTGGCCGCCCTGGTGGCGTATGCCGTCACCGGCAACCTGATCGCCTCGCTCACGCTCAGCCTGCTGGAGCCCACGGTACAGGCCGTGGCGTTCTTCTTCCATGAAAAGGCCTGGGAGCGCGCGGCGCTGCGGCGCAAGGCCGCCGCCGAACCGTCTGCAGCGGCGGCAGAGGTGCCGGCACAGGCCCAGCCGGCATGA
- a CDS encoding SPFH domain-containing protein, which yields MALMDFIKKQFIDIIQWTEEGDGTLAWRFPMRDMEIQNGGTLVVRESQMAVFVNEGQVADVFGPGTYKLTTQTLPVLTYLKNWDKLFESPFKSDVYFFSTRQQVDQKWGTPQPITIRDKDFGAVRLRAFGNYAYRVADPKLFHTEISGTRESYPVADLDGQLRGLVLQNISNAIAGSGLPFLDLAANQVMFADALAKELQPAFAKIGLKLEGMTVQNVSLPEELQKVLDQKIGMGMVGNDMGKFMQYQTAQAIPKFAEGSANGGGGGIAGDAMGLGAGVALGQVLAQNLQQGLQNPGSAAAQAAAVAGAPVQGVKPEDVMATLEKLGELKAKGILTQEEFDAKKSELLKKLV from the coding sequence ATGGCCCTCATGGACTTCATCAAGAAGCAGTTCATCGACATCATCCAGTGGACGGAGGAGGGCGACGGCACGCTGGCGTGGCGCTTCCCGATGCGGGACATGGAAATCCAGAACGGCGGCACGCTGGTGGTGCGCGAGTCGCAGATGGCCGTGTTCGTCAACGAAGGCCAGGTGGCCGACGTGTTCGGCCCCGGCACGTACAAGCTCACCACGCAGACGCTGCCGGTGCTGACCTACCTGAAGAACTGGGACAAGCTCTTCGAGTCCCCGTTCAAGAGCGACGTGTACTTCTTCAGCACGCGCCAGCAGGTGGACCAGAAGTGGGGCACGCCCCAGCCCATCACCATCCGCGACAAGGACTTCGGCGCCGTGCGGCTGCGCGCCTTCGGCAACTACGCCTACCGCGTGGCGGACCCGAAGCTCTTCCACACCGAAATCTCCGGCACGCGCGAGTCCTATCCCGTGGCCGACCTGGACGGCCAGCTGCGCGGCCTGGTGCTGCAGAACATCAGCAACGCCATCGCGGGCAGCGGCCTGCCGTTCCTTGATTTGGCGGCCAACCAGGTCATGTTCGCCGACGCGCTGGCCAAGGAACTGCAGCCGGCCTTCGCCAAGATCGGCCTGAAGCTGGAAGGCATGACGGTGCAGAACGTCTCGCTGCCCGAAGAGCTGCAGAAGGTGCTGGACCAGAAGATCGGCATGGGCATGGTCGGCAACGACATGGGCAAGTTCATGCAGTACCAGACGGCGCAGGCGATCCCCAAGTTCGCCGAAGGCTCGGCGAATGGCGGTGGTGGCGGCATTGCCGGCGACGCCATGGGCCTGGGCGCCGGCGTGGCGCTGGGCCAGGTGCTGGCGCAGAACCTGCAGCAGGGCCTGCAGAACCCCGGCAGCGCTGCGGCGCAGGCGGCGGCCGTGGCCGGCGCGCCGGTGCAGGGCGTGAAGCCCGAGGACGTGATGGCCACGCTGGAAAAGCTGGGCGAACTCAAGGCCAAGGGCATCCTCACGCAGGAAGAGTTCGACGCCAAGAAATCCGAGCTGCTCAAGAAGCTGGTGTGA
- a CDS encoding LysR family transcriptional regulator yields MQVKKPVSSLSAPPQAPAPRQRAVLGQVADMDLRLLQVFKSVVDCGGMAAAELELNIGTSTVSRHVKDLETRLGLTLCRRGRAGFALTPEGQRVYEETLRLLAAVRGFRDGIDDIHARMGGQLAVAVFDKTASNPAAHIDAAIAAFTAEAPDVQLQLHVGSINAIERGVIDGSYQVGIIPAHRSSQSLVYTDLFTETMLLYCGAGHPLFGADHAALDWDAVRAYPFAGLGYHSPNMELSHQARLTRSATGFDQESIATLVLSGRYLGFLPDHYAEVFERQGRLQPVGPERFFYRCQFVSLVRRSPAPSRAAQVFAQSLARAHGAAG; encoded by the coding sequence ATGCAAGTAAAAAAGCCGGTCTCTTCGCTTTCCGCGCCCCCGCAGGCGCCGGCCCCGCGCCAGCGCGCCGTGCTGGGCCAGGTGGCCGACATGGACCTGCGCCTGCTGCAGGTGTTCAAGAGCGTGGTCGACTGCGGCGGCATGGCCGCGGCCGAGTTGGAGCTGAACATCGGCACCAGCACCGTGAGCCGTCACGTGAAGGACCTGGAGACGCGGCTGGGCCTCACGCTGTGCCGGCGGGGCCGGGCGGGGTTCGCCCTCACGCCCGAAGGCCAGCGCGTGTACGAGGAGACCTTGCGCCTGCTGGCGGCGGTGCGGGGATTTCGCGACGGCATCGACGACATCCATGCCCGCATGGGCGGCCAGCTGGCCGTGGCCGTGTTCGACAAGACGGCCAGCAACCCCGCCGCGCACATCGACGCGGCGATTGCCGCCTTCACCGCCGAAGCGCCCGATGTGCAGCTGCAGCTGCACGTGGGCTCCATCAACGCCATCGAGCGCGGCGTCATCGACGGCAGCTACCAGGTGGGCATCATCCCGGCGCACCGCAGCTCGCAGAGCCTGGTCTACACCGATCTGTTCACCGAGACCATGCTGCTGTATTGCGGCGCGGGCCACCCGCTGTTCGGCGCCGACCATGCCGCGCTGGACTGGGACGCCGTGCGCGCATATCCCTTCGCCGGGCTGGGCTACCACTCGCCCAACATGGAACTGAGCCACCAGGCGCGCCTGACGCGCAGCGCCACCGGGTTCGATCAGGAGTCCATCGCCACGCTGGTGCTGTCGGGCCGCTATCTGGGCTTTCTGCCCGACCACTACGCCGAGGTCTTCGAGCGCCAGGGCCGGCTGCAGCCCGTGGGGCCGGAGCGCTTCTTCTACCGCTGCCAGTTCGTCAGCCTGGTGCGCCGCTCGCCAGCGCCCAGCCGCGCGGCGCAGGTGTTTGCGCAGAGCCTGGCACGGGCGCACGGGGCTGCCGGATAG
- a CDS encoding DUF4178 domain-containing protein translates to MADSGTQRHYRAPCPGCGAPVEFQSAQSTHAVCPYCQSTVVRSGDVLKRIGKMAEVFDDHSPLQPMATGRAVLDGKDQPFTLIGRLQYQGDAGTWTEWIALLNDGTTATLGEDNGAYVFTRPVPADRTLPEAAHFRPGATTAVAGKTYSVAANVQARLVAAQGELPKLPPLGQPFSVVELRSDDGEVLSIDYGSVPPKVERGRAVRLDDLKLQGLKDESVKNEKGRQFSCPNCGAPVAVKLSSTKSLTCPSCQSLIDVSGGLGGKLRHAEQHEPVRLLIPLGSQGTLEGVHWQVVGFQHRMGVEPGDDEHFGWDEYLLYHRKRGFAFLVDASDGWSLVRPATGAPKLSANGKGAHYLNTPYQLEYSYEAETTYVLGEFYWPVERGQKTFNRDFASSTGRGILSMEQTPQEVTWSVGSKLDSAVVAKAFKLDGQADLFKREDAAPLAGAGGIGCGTWIVILFLLPLIVMLVLGGSCSSCDPQRENCTSSSYRSSGGSYGGYSSGGGHK, encoded by the coding sequence ATGGCCGACAGCGGCACCCAGCGTCATTACCGCGCGCCCTGCCCCGGCTGTGGCGCCCCGGTCGAATTCCAGAGCGCGCAGTCCACGCACGCCGTCTGCCCCTACTGCCAGAGCACGGTGGTGCGCAGCGGCGACGTGCTCAAGCGCATCGGCAAGATGGCCGAGGTCTTCGACGACCACAGTCCGCTGCAGCCCATGGCCACGGGCCGGGCTGTGCTGGACGGCAAAGACCAGCCCTTCACGCTCATCGGCCGCCTGCAGTACCAGGGCGACGCGGGCACGTGGACGGAGTGGATCGCCCTTCTGAACGACGGCACGACGGCCACGCTGGGCGAGGACAACGGCGCCTACGTCTTCACGCGCCCGGTGCCCGCCGACCGCACCCTGCCCGAGGCCGCGCACTTTCGTCCCGGCGCCACCACCGCCGTGGCCGGCAAGACCTACAGCGTGGCCGCCAACGTGCAGGCCCGCCTGGTCGCCGCCCAGGGCGAGCTGCCCAAGCTGCCGCCGCTGGGCCAGCCGTTCAGCGTGGTGGAACTGCGCAGCGACGACGGCGAGGTGCTGTCCATCGACTACGGCAGCGTGCCGCCGAAGGTCGAGCGCGGCCGCGCCGTGCGACTCGACGACCTGAAGCTGCAGGGCCTGAAGGACGAGTCGGTCAAGAACGAGAAAGGCCGCCAGTTCAGCTGCCCGAATTGCGGCGCGCCCGTGGCGGTGAAGCTGTCCAGCACCAAGAGCCTGACCTGCCCGTCCTGCCAGAGCCTGATCGACGTGTCGGGCGGCCTGGGCGGCAAACTGCGCCACGCCGAGCAGCACGAGCCCGTGCGCCTGCTGATCCCGCTGGGCAGCCAGGGCACGCTGGAGGGCGTGCACTGGCAGGTGGTGGGCTTTCAGCACCGCATGGGCGTGGAGCCGGGCGACGACGAACACTTCGGCTGGGACGAATACCTGCTGTACCACCGCAAGCGCGGCTTCGCCTTTCTGGTGGATGCGAGCGATGGCTGGAGCCTGGTGCGCCCCGCCACCGGCGCGCCCAAGCTCTCGGCCAACGGGAAGGGCGCGCACTACCTGAACACGCCCTACCAGCTGGAATACAGCTACGAGGCCGAAACCACCTACGTGCTGGGCGAGTTCTACTGGCCCGTGGAGCGTGGGCAGAAAACGTTCAACCGCGACTTCGCCAGCAGCACCGGCCGCGGCATCCTGTCGATGGAGCAGACGCCCCAGGAGGTGACCTGGTCCGTGGGCAGCAAGCTCGACAGCGCCGTCGTCGCCAAGGCCTTCAAGCTCGACGGCCAGGCCGACCTGTTCAAGCGCGAAGACGCCGCGCCCTTGGCCGGCGCGGGCGGCATCGGCTGCGGCACGTGGATCGTGATCCTCTTCCTGCTGCCGCTCATCGTGATGCTGGTGCTGGGCGGCAGCTGCAGCTCCTGCGACCCGCAGCGCGAAAATTGCACCTCGTCCAGCTACCGGTCTTCCGGCGGCTCCTACGGCGGCTATTCCAGCGGCGGCGGGCACAAATGA
- a CDS encoding flagellar basal body protein → MSSIGSIASSGLRAAQLQLDSAAHNVANAATPGFRRQEAELQSEADQSGVRAQAVRAQQEGAALEADAVNQIASTYSFAANLQMLRTEDRMMGALINTKA, encoded by the coding sequence ATGTCCTCCATCGGATCGATCGCCTCGTCCGGCCTGCGCGCCGCGCAACTGCAGCTGGACAGCGCCGCCCACAACGTGGCCAACGCGGCCACGCCGGGCTTTCGGCGCCAGGAGGCGGAGCTGCAGTCCGAGGCCGACCAGAGCGGCGTGCGCGCCCAAGCCGTGCGCGCGCAGCAGGAGGGCGCCGCGCTGGAGGCCGACGCGGTCAACCAGATCGCCAGCACCTACTCGTTCGCGGCCAACCTGCAGATGCTCCGCACCGAGGACCGCATGATGGGCGCCCTGATCAACACCAAGGCCTGA